The DNA region CGAAGTTCCTGATGAAGCTCGATTCCAACCTCGCGATCTTGCTGATCGAGCACGATATGGACGTCGTGTTCGACGTCGCCTCGCACATTTCCGTGCTGCACTTCGGCCAAGTGCTGGAGACCGGTACGCCCGAGCAGATTCACACGAGCGCGCGCGTCCAGGAAATCTACCTGGGGACCGGTTGACCCATGGCCGCCATTCTCGAAGTCAATGACATCCACACTTATTACGGCGACGCCTATGTCCTGCAAGGACTGTCGCTCAAGCTCGAGCAAGGTCAGATTCTTGGCCTGCTCGGCCGTAACGGCGTCGGCAAGACAACGCTCGTGAACTCAATCGTCGGCTTCAATCCGCCGCGTCGCGGCTCTGTCGTATTCAAGGGCGAGGAGATCAGCCGACAATCCTCCTTCGAGACCGTGCGCAGCGGCATGGGCCTTGTGCCGCAAGGCCGGCGCGTCTTCCCCACACTCGGCGTGGAGGAGAACCTGTTGGTAGCCGAGCGTTCCCCTGAACGGCACGGTTGGACCCTCGAACGCGTCTATGCGCTATTTCCGCGGCTGCATGAGCGGCGCAACCAGCGCGCCAAGACGTTGTCCGGCGGCGAACAGCAGATGCTCGCCATCGGCCGTGCTCTGATGACCAACCCCGATTGTTTGATTATGGACGAGCCGTCCGAAGGCCTAGCACCGATCATCATTCAGGGACTTTGGGAGGCCATCGGCAAGCTGAAGGAACAAGGTCTGTCCATTCTGCTGGTCGAGCAAAGCGCGCATCTCGCGCTCAAGCTTGTCGATTACGTTCACGTGATGAGCAAGGGCCAAGTGGTGTACTCGGGCACGCCGCAAAACCTGCTTGCGAACGAACAGATCAAGTCGAGTTACCTCGGCATTTGATTCCTTACACACCGCAGTGGTGCTGCACTGCATCAGCGATTGGTTGCGTCCGGTACCTGCATCTGCACACAGAACAAGCAACACATTCATCTTTACATTGCTGAAGCGTCTGACCGATGATGTGCGGGGAAACGCCACGGTCGCGCCGCTCGAAACTGACGGCCACCACATAAGACCGCATAAGCCATAGCCCGATAGGGCGCACAGGGAGGAACTTAATATGAATCGCAGGTTCTCTCGCCGCACGTTCATGGGCGCCACTGCGGCCGGCGCTGCGCTCGCCACATTCAAATTTCCGGCGCCGGCCATCGCGCAAAGCGCGCCCTTCAAACTCGGCTTGCTGACGGTGAAAACCGGACCGCTGGCGCAAGGCGGGATCCAGATGGAGCAAGGTGTCGTCACTTACTTGAAGGAGAAGAACTACACTTTCGCTGGGCGAAAAGTTGAGTTCATCTCTGCCGACACCGGCGGCAACCCTGCGGGCACCAAGACCAAGGCTCAGGAACTGGTCGAGCGCGACAAGGTCGACGCCATCCTCGGGCCGCTTGCCGCATTCGAGCTTCTCGCGATCACCGACTACATCAAAGAGCAGAAGACGCCGATGCTCAGCCTCGCCGGTGCCGAGGATATGACGCAGCGCCGGCCCAACCCCTACTTCCTGCGCCCCTCCGCGACCTCCGCCCAAGCCATGCATCCGATGGCCGACTTCGCGGCCAAAGAACTGAAGTTGAAGCGCATCATCACGGTGTCGGAAGACTTCGCCTTCGGCCATGAACAGATGGGCGGCTTCCAGCAGACCTTCGAAGCCGCGGGTGGCAAGATCGTCAACAAGATCTGGCCGCCGCTGGTGACGCCCGATTACACACCGTTCGTGGCGCAAATCGCCGACTGCGACGGCGTGTGTCAGGGCTTTGCCGGCTCGAACCCGCTGCGCTTCATGAAGACCTATGCCGCAGCCGGCCTGAAATACCCCGTCGTGACTGGCGAAACGGGCGGCGACGACGCCTTGATGCGCTCGTTCGGCGACGAAGCGATCGGCATGTACAGCTCGTGCCCCTATACGCTCGACTACGGCAACGACAGCAACAAGCGCTTCGTCGCCGCGATGCAGAAGGACTACAGCGTCGATCCCGGCTTCTACGCCGCCGGTCTCTACGTCGCCGCGCAAGTGGTCGATGCCGGCCTGCAGGCTGCCGGCGGCAAGGCCGACGACAAGGAGGCCTTCGTCAAGGCGCTACGCGCTGTCGAGCTCAAGGACACGCCGCGCGGCCCGATCAAGTTCGACCATCTCGGCAATGTCGTCGGCAACTTCTTCATTCGCCGCGTCGAGAAGGCGAACGGCAAACTCGTCAACAAGACGGTCAAGACCTACGAGAACGTCAGCCAGTTCTGGAACTACGACGAGAAGGACTTCCTGGCGAAGCCGGTCTACAGCCGCAACTACCCGCCGCTGAAGTCGTAGCGCTCTACGGGGAGATGGGCGCGCGTCGTCCACTTCCATCATTCCGGGCGCGGCCGATGGCCGCGAGCCCGGAATCCATAACCACCAGCGCTGCGGCGTATGGATTCCGGGCCCGCTGCGCGGCGTCCCGGAACGACAGCAAAAAGCCAGCCGAGACGAACCACGAATGAATTTCTGGGTATCGCTCACCGTCAATAGCATCACGTTCGGTGGGCTGTTGTTTCTGCTTTCGGCTGGCTTCGCGCTCATCTTCGGCTTGATGCGCATTCCCAACCTGACGCACGGCTCGCTGTACATGCTGGGCGCCTATATTGGCGCCACGTTCCTGGTCGGCTTCGTCAGCATCAAGATCAACTTCTGGGCCGCCGCCGTGCTTGCGGCGCTGATCGTCGCCGCATTCGGCGCGCTGATCGAGCGCCTGTTGCTGCGGCGGCTACCTGGCGATCAGCTGGCGCAGGTGCTGGTGACGCTCGGCATCTCCTTCATGGTGGCCGACTTCTGTTTGATGGTTTGGGGCGGCGACCCGCTCAACGTCGCCGCGCCGGAGGGGCTTGGCGGCTTCGTCCGTCTGGGCAGCATTGCTTTCCCGCTCTACCGTCTCGCCATCATCGTCGTTGCCGTCATTGTCGCCGTCGCACTCTGGCTGCTGCTCGAGCGCACGCGGCTCGGCGCCATGATCCGCGCCGGCGTCGACGATCCGGACATGGCGCGCGTGGTCGGCATCCGCGTCTCGCAGCTCTTCACCATCGTCTTTGCGCTCGGCGCCGGCCTTGCAAGTTTCGGCGGCATCATCGGCGCGCCCATGCTGTCGGTCTATCCGGGCCTCGACCAGGATATGCTGCCTCTGGCGCTGGTGGTCGTCATTCTCGGCGGCACCGGCAGCCTGCTGGGCGCCTTCGTCGGCAGCCTGATCATCGGCTTCATCTATAACTTCGGCCAGGCGCTATTCCCGGAACTCGCTTACTTCGTGCTGTTCCTGCCGATGCTGCTGGTGCTGCTGCTGCGCCCGCAAGGCCTGTTCGGGAGGCACGTTCCGTGAGCGCGCGCAACCTTGCCCTTCTTGTCGCCTTCGTCGCGCTCGCGGCTCTGCCCTATTGGATGCCCGGCGTTTACTACATCAATGTCGGCAGTCAGATCCTATTTTACGCCATTTTCGCGCTCGGGCTGAACGTGCTGGTCGGCTATGCCGGCCTGGTGTCTCTCGGTCACGCCGCGCTATTCGGCGTTTCGGCTTATGCCGTCGGCTACATGTTGCAGCTCGGCTTCGGACATATGGCATCGATCATCGTTGCGCTCATTATCGGCGTCATCGCCACGGCGATCTTCGCCCTGCTGTCGCTGCGCTCGACCGGCATCGGCTTTATCATGATCACCTTGGCGCTGGGTCAAATCCTCTGGGGTCTTGCCTATCGCTGGATCAGCCTCACCGGCGGCGATAACGGCATCAACGTCACCAGCCGGCCGGCGCCATTCGGCTATCCGCTGTCGAGCCCGGTCACCTTCTACTACACGACGCTGGTCGTCTTCCTGCTGGCGATCGCGGCGATGGCGGTGTTCGTGCGCTCGCCTTTCGGCGCAGCGTTGATGGGCACGCGCGACCAGCCGCGCCGCATGAACGCGCTCGGTTATCACGTGCTGGCGATCCGCTTCTGGGCGTGCCTGTTGTCCGGTCTGCTCACCAGCGTGTCGGCGATCTTGTTCGTCTATTACACGCAGTTCATCAGCCCGCAGACCTTGTCGCTCACCTCCTCGGCCGAGGTGCTGCTCATGGTGATTTCCGGCGGTCCCGGCACGATCCTCGGACCCGTCGTCGGCGCCGGCTTGGTGGTGGTGGTCAAAACCGTGGTGAGCGGCTTCATCGAGCGCTGGAATTTCCTGCTCGGGGCTATCTTCGTCGCCATCGTCATCCTGATGCCCGAAGGCATCGTACCGGGCAGCGTGCGGCTGTGGCGGCTGATGACGCGTTCA from Pseudolabrys taiwanensis includes:
- a CDS encoding branched-chain amino acid ABC transporter permease, yielding MNFWVSLTVNSITFGGLLFLLSAGFALIFGLMRIPNLTHGSLYMLGAYIGATFLVGFVSIKINFWAAAVLAALIVAAFGALIERLLLRRLPGDQLAQVLVTLGISFMVADFCLMVWGGDPLNVAAPEGLGGFVRLGSIAFPLYRLAIIVVAVIVAVALWLLLERTRLGAMIRAGVDDPDMARVVGIRVSQLFTIVFALGAGLASFGGIIGAPMLSVYPGLDQDMLPLALVVVILGGTGSLLGAFVGSLIIGFIYNFGQALFPELAYFVLFLPMLLVLLLRPQGLFGRHVP
- a CDS encoding ABC transporter ATP-binding protein; protein product: MAAILEVNDIHTYYGDAYVLQGLSLKLEQGQILGLLGRNGVGKTTLVNSIVGFNPPRRGSVVFKGEEISRQSSFETVRSGMGLVPQGRRVFPTLGVEENLLVAERSPERHGWTLERVYALFPRLHERRNQRAKTLSGGEQQMLAIGRALMTNPDCLIMDEPSEGLAPIIIQGLWEAIGKLKEQGLSILLVEQSAHLALKLVDYVHVMSKGQVVYSGTPQNLLANEQIKSSYLGI
- a CDS encoding ABC transporter substrate-binding protein, with translation MNRRFSRRTFMGATAAGAALATFKFPAPAIAQSAPFKLGLLTVKTGPLAQGGIQMEQGVVTYLKEKNYTFAGRKVEFISADTGGNPAGTKTKAQELVERDKVDAILGPLAAFELLAITDYIKEQKTPMLSLAGAEDMTQRRPNPYFLRPSATSAQAMHPMADFAAKELKLKRIITVSEDFAFGHEQMGGFQQTFEAAGGKIVNKIWPPLVTPDYTPFVAQIADCDGVCQGFAGSNPLRFMKTYAAAGLKYPVVTGETGGDDALMRSFGDEAIGMYSSCPYTLDYGNDSNKRFVAAMQKDYSVDPGFYAAGLYVAAQVVDAGLQAAGGKADDKEAFVKALRAVELKDTPRGPIKFDHLGNVVGNFFIRRVEKANGKLVNKTVKTYENVSQFWNYDEKDFLAKPVYSRNYPPLKS
- a CDS encoding branched-chain amino acid ABC transporter permease, with the translated sequence MSARNLALLVAFVALAALPYWMPGVYYINVGSQILFYAIFALGLNVLVGYAGLVSLGHAALFGVSAYAVGYMLQLGFGHMASIIVALIIGVIATAIFALLSLRSTGIGFIMITLALGQILWGLAYRWISLTGGDNGINVTSRPAPFGYPLSSPVTFYYTTLVVFLLAIAAMAVFVRSPFGAALMGTRDQPRRMNALGYHVLAIRFWACLLSGLLTSVSAILFVYYTQFISPQTLSLTSSAEVLLMVISGGPGTILGPVVGAGLVVVVKTVVSGFIERWNFLLGAIFVAIVILMPEGIVPGSVRLWRLMTRSRKNGKAGPAP